The sequence gggtgttaccaataggGGGTGTGTCCTTCTATAGTCCAGcattgtcagctctgattggatgtaGTTTTATGAAACTAACCGACATTTATTCATGAAGAATCTGCCCTGGTAAATTGGAAACTTATTTTAACCCTGTAAGGACACAGGAGGTAAATGTGTGCCTCTGTGTGGGTAAAGAGGAGATGGCTCCCGTCTATATACCAGGCAGCTCCAGTCAGTCAGTAGATGGGTGCTGCCACTGATAGCTGACATGGAGTGATCACCAGTACTGGccatttaaccatttagatgcctttgtcaaaactgacagctgcatttaaatggcctgggTCATTGGTGGCACATTGGTCCAGATAGGCTTCCCGCAGCAAGATTTTGGGGATCTAATCCATTGTCAGTGCAGCCCGAGGCCTCCCAGTCTGCCCGGCATCAGCGATTGCTTCAGGCTGAAGCAAGCGAGTGCAGAatcatggatcaatgcagtacatgtatactgcacagatccctatgagcaatcatagtattgctcatagaagtcccacagggggaggctgcaaaaaaaaaaataaaataaaaaaaaaaaaaaaaatatatatatatatatatatatatatatatataaaataaacatataaatcaacaccccctttcctatttgtttaaataaaaaatataaacaaaataaataataaacctatttggtatcaccgcatgcggactcacccaaactattaaattatccccatccagatctcacacggtaaacggcgtaagtgcaaaaaaatcctgaAATGCAAAACTGCTGCTGACgttacatcccagaaaaaaactttaataaaaagtgatcaaaaagtggcatatacGCCCTACAGACTGAAGGATAAAAAGCGTTATAAgagtcagaatagagcaattttaagcgcacttaggccgggttcacactgcgtttttgctgtccgctTAGCATACCCGTTTTAAAATGACTTTTAACGTACACAGAAACGTGGTCAACAAcgcttttgtgtacgctaaaaaaatagaaagaaaaaaaaagcataaaatgtTTACATTAAACGGACTGaaaaactgcagtgtgaacccggccttatttatctatttattttacatttttattttttaagggtgcgttcacacctacaggatctgcagctgattttctgcagcagatttcagttaaataactgaacacagcatcaaatctgatgctgtgttcagttatttaactgaaatctgcagcagaaaatcagctgcagattctgtaggtgtgaactcaccataaaagtagtaaaataaaatagaatgtttatcgctgtaatcgtaccgactcccacaaagtacaattggtgttgcagaaGATAAGGGCTCgtatgggtctgtaggggaaaaaaacgaAGGCGATACGGCCTTTCaaagacaaggaggaaaaaactaaaatgctaaACCAAAAATTGtctgtggccttaaaggggttatctggcactacaaaaatatgtccgccttcttccagagacagcaccgctcttgtctccaggttggggggcaggttttgtaactctgttccattgaagtgaatggagctcaattgcaaaccgcacctgacctggagacaagagtgctgctgtctctggaagaaggcggccatgcttttgtagcactggataatccctttaaaggttaaaggagttttccagtgctacaaaaacatggccacgtttccccctctccaggtcaggtggggtttgcaattaagcttcatttacttcaatggaagtgagttccgaaccccacccaatctggagacaagagaaggggacgagtggccatgttttgtagtgctggataacccctttaaggtgaaatAATAGAACTAGAGAAGCTGTAGACGAGTCACCTGTTGTTTCTGCTGTGGCATGGAGACATCGGTTCTCCTGTCCTGTGCACTTTATGGTTGCTGACGACTGACAGGTGGAGCTTAATATATTCACGCAGAACGGACACTCCACACCGTTGGGCTGAGAGCTGATGGGGACATCtatgatggagaggagagggaaagAGAACTGTGTATTATATAGGGTGTAACATAGCAGAATATAGCCCACTCGGCCACCACGTCTTGGGTCCAGccttttaactgtatgtgctccggATCAACACTTACAGATAAATGCAGCACTGTAGATTGAGCGAGCGAGGAGCCATTTGCTCCTCGCCCTGCCAATTACtcttatggccacaggcagcattatgcctccagccacaagaggtcgctctctccctctgcaccccgaAGCACAAGTGACGTCTATTGTGTCCTCGCAGACAGGAAGAAGAGACGTCGGTGTACAGCACTGATGGGTAATTTTTTAATTAcagaagggtgggggaggggtgagtaCATTGGGGTGGGGAGGATAACTACGGAGGGCACAGGGGAGGATGGGATAGATGGGAGGGTCATTTCCTCCTTACCAGTGACCACCATGTTTGTGCCTGTATATAGTCAATGTGACATCTTCAGAGTGAGCGACTTACATTCAGGACCCTCAGGAGTACAGTTATCCGTCTCACAACAAGTCGTGACCATCCGGATTTTCGATGGACTCAAGTCaatgttcccctttaaggaacactCATTTGTAGGTGCGCACGACCTCAAGACATTCTTAAAAGTCTGACCACCTGTGAATGGACACAAAGGAGATTATCTTCTGAAGGTCTGACCCTAAGGAAGATGTACCGGATACACTACGCATTCACCTAGACAACCGCTTGTTATATAGAAGCAGgtgcagtgatcagctgatcacccccaggttcacatcacgattttgctatCCGTTAATGTATCCGTtctatgaaaaaacggatgctggTGTACGCCATATGGTTTGATCCGctttctattgacttacattataaaagaaATGGACCAAACGGATACAGTTACACGGATTgcaaaattgtgatgtgaaccaagccttacaaTGTGTTACACGCAGCTTTCAGGCTACGGCCGGAGTGATCCTAAGCCATGAACCATTTGATCGCTGCTTTAACAAACTTTATcaaacaaacacatacacacacatatacaatatatctacacagtggtaccttggtttaagagtaacttggattaagtaactttggtttaagagctcacagttattcaaaattgtgatttggtgtaagagcattgctttggtttaagagctccctgtactgggtgggagggggagtgggggaggggcatggtctgcatagcggggtctacagccctgtactctgacccaggaagtgtcccttccaaatcatagcagatccacttcagactggggcttacatcaggggacaggactgtggaggtaatcacttaatagctgtaacccctctctccccggacagagagcacggcatttatgtgcccacatctgtcctgctcattccttcatgctccctgcagtctgtcagcccttgtgtttcccattctctccattgctgctataatgtgcctgcacttacactcagctatgcacactgctgctataatgtgcctcagctatacacactgctgctataatgtgcctgcacttacactcagctgtacacactgctgctgctataatgtgcctgcactcacactcagctatacagactgctgctataacatgcctgcactcactcagctatacaaactgctgctataatgtacatgcactcacactcagctatacacactgctgctatattgtgcctgcactccaggcccgcttctgccatgaggcggaatgagccttccgcctcaggcggcagattttgaggtccggcagggggcggcattatgtcccccctgctgtcatttttgttaagtatcaaaaatgacagcggccgctcacctgtcccgtcgcccgcgctctccacatcccgtcaggtcctgcGATGTCACCCTACAGCTGTCACGGagctccaggctgtggtgagtgcccggggtcggtgggggacgtgctggggtgatcgggtcgctcgggtccgccccgcgcgacccaatcaccccactcactcaccacagcctggaggtccgtgacagctgcagggtgacgtcgcgggacctgacgggatgtggagacagcggagagcgcgggccggctgcggcgtgggacaggttagctgctggctggggggggggggtggggggacgtCAGAGGGGggcgatgccggccatcactcgggggcggccgcctgaggtttgcctcaggcggcagagaccccagaatcggccctgctgcactcacactcagttatacacactgctgctatgatgtgcctgtacatacactcagctatacacactgctgctataatgtgcctgcacttacactcctccattcacactgctgtatagaaaagtttctgtcactttcCTCCTGTACAGCTATttcattctcacttcctgattggtctatgctgaactaacccgcccttccccattgctgtcatgtgaccacacagacctctgacagcagccctgcttatctattatatatcacatatccagctgctgtgttatcagggttatacagttactatacattatataccacatgctgctatactgtacagtaacttatatatcacatatccagctgctgcagtgttatcagggttatacagttactatacattatacaccacatgctgctatactgtacagtaacttatatatcacatatccagctgctgtgttattagggttatacagttactatacattatacaccacatactgattgctatactgtacagtaacttatatatcacatatccagctgctgtgttatcagggttatacagttactatacattatataccacatgctgctatactgtacagtaacttatatatcacatatccagctgctgttatcagggttatacagttactatacattatacaccacatgctgctatactgtacagtaacttatatatcacatatccagctgctgtgttatcagggttatacagttactatacattatacaccacatactgattgctatactgtacagtaacttatatatcacatatccagctgctgtgttatcagggttatacagttactatacattatataccacatgctgatttctatactgtacagtaacttatatatcacatatccagctcctgtgttatcagggttatacagttactatacattatacaccacatgctgctatactgtacagtaacttatatatcacatatccagctgctgtgttatcagggttatacagttactatacattatataccacatgctgctatactgtacagtaacttatatatcacatatccagctgctgtgttatcagggttatacagttactgtacattatactccacatgctgattgctatactgtacagtaacttatatatcacatatccagctgctgctgtgttatcagggttacaaagttactatacattatataccacatgctgctatactgtacagtaacttatatatcacatatccagctgctgctgtgttatcagggttatacagttactatacattatataccacatgctgctatactgtacagtaacttatatatcacatatccagctgctgctgtgttatcagggttatacagttactatacattatataccacatgctgctatactgtacagtaacttatatatcacatatccagctgtttctaaatgtttgtttcatctgttctaaatgttattcagaataaaaaattaacTCACCGATGATGGTTTCTCCGTATGTAGATCCGCACACAAGGCCCGGAGCACAGGTCACGCTGGAACCAGAGCATGTGGTGGAAGAATCCTTACACTCCACACATGAGAGAGCTCGGCCTGCAAATACATGAATTATAGAGATTTCCCAATACTTAATGTGTAAttctgtcatttacatttttttttgcagaaatcaatagtacaagccattataagaaactctgtaataggttttattaggcaaagaagcctctttctgtacttcctgttgtttcccagcctcccccctcacttcttatctgtacattatcaggcaaagtcgtcttcattacagagcagcaaagtaaagacgggtttgctgagtcccattataacctatggaggggggaggggccaagggggatgagtgagcaggaagaggagacaagcagccctgcagtttggagactgtcagATGTGTAGTATGATAATACTTTcttgtttaggttttttttttttcaggcaataattgataggtcatcaatattagatcTATGGATAGCTAATACCgagcacccccactgatcagctgtttgtcaGAGCTGtggtgtatgtatgcacagtgaaACAGCTCCATACACCGTGTAGTGGCCAAgctgggtaactgcagctcagccttCATTCCATTGAAAgggagctgtgctgcagtaacccagcgtgGCCACTATAGAGCTGTCTGGAGCTGTATGGAGTTGTCTGCTTCTTGCAGTGTTTTGCAGTGTATGGCAGGATCATCTGCAAAGGGATGGGACTGCTGCTGGGGAGAGTAGGTTGGCAGCCGGGTGTCAGAGTTAGGTCCATTCAGAAGAATCAGGAAAGGTGTCACAGGTTCAGGGTGAGGTACTGGCAGGGGGGTAAGGGTGAGGTACTAGCAGGGGGCACAGGTTCAGGGTGAGGTACTGGCAGGGGGCACAGGTTCAGGGTGAGGTACTGGCAGGGGGCACAGGCCCATGGTAAGGTACTGGCAGGGGGGTCAGGGTGAGGTACTGGCAGGGGGCACAGGGTCAGGGTGAGGTACTGGCAAGGGGCACAGGTTCAGGGTGAGGTACTGGCAGGGGGCACGGGCCCATGATAAGGTACTGGCAGAGGGGTCTGGGTGAGGTACTAGCAGGGGGCACAGGTTCAGGGTGAGGTACTGGCAGGGGGCACCGGATCAGGGTGAGGTACTGGCAGGGGGCACAGGTTCAGGGTGAGGTACTGGAAGGGGGCACAGGTTCAGGGTGAGGTACTGGCAGGGGGCACAGGTTAAGGGTGAGGTACTGGTAGCGGGCACAGGGTGAGGTACTGGCAGGGGGCACAGGGTTAGAATGAGGTACTGCCAGGGGGGTCAGGGTGAGGTACTAGCAGGGGGCACAGGTTCAGGGTGAGGTACTGGCAGGGGGCACAGGGTCAGGGTGAGGTACTGGCAGGGGGCACAGGTTCAGGGTGAGGTACTGGCAGGGGGCACAGGGTAAGGGTGAGGTACTGGCAGGGGGCACAGGTTCAGGGTGAGGTACTGGCAGGGGGCACAGGGTCAGGGTGAGGTACTGGCAGGGGGCACAGGATCAGGGTGAGGTACTGGTAGGGGGCATAGGTTCAAGGTGAGGTACTGGCAGGGGGCACAGGTTCAGGGTAAGGTATTGGCAGGGGGCACAGCTTCAGGGTGAGGTACTGGCAAGGGGCACAGCTTCAAGGTGAGGTACTAGCAGGGGGCACAGGGTCAGGGTGAGGTACTGGCAGGGGGCACAGGTTCAGGGTATGGTACTGGCAGGGGGCACAGGTTCATGGTGAGGTACTGGCAGGGGGCACAGGTTCAGGGTGAGGTACAGGCAGGGGGCACAGGGTCAGGGTGAGGTACTGGCAGGGGGCACAGGGTCAGGGTGAGGTACTGGCCGGGCCACAGGTTCAGGGTGAGGTATTGGCAGGGGGCACAGGCTCAGGGTGAGGTACTGGCAGGGGGCACAGGTTCAGGGTGAGGTACTGGCAGGGGGCACAGGGTCAGGGTGAGGTACTGGCAGGGGGGTCAGGGTGAGGTACTGGCCGGGGCACAGGTTCAGGGTGAGGTACTGGCAGGGGGCACAGGGTCAGGGTGAGGTACTGGCAGGGGGCACAGGTTCAGGGTGAGGTACTGGCAGGGGGCACAGGTTCAGGGTGAGGTACTGGCAGGGGGCACAGGTTCAGGGTGAGGTACTGGCAGGGGGCACAGGTTCAGGGTGAGGTACTGGCAGGGGGCACAGGGTCAGGGTGAGGTACTGGCAGGTTGAACAGGTTCAGGGTGAGGTACTGGCAGGGGGCACAGGGTCAGGGTGAGGTACTGGCAGATGAACACAAAAGAAggtgacaaattcagctctgctacatctataaaaTGTACCTGTTGCTGCCAGCGCTGAGAGAATGGTGAGGATTCCAAGGACGGACGGCATGATGATGTCTTCTCTTCTTTGGTATCTTGGTATCCAGCAATGTGTAGACGGGGCgctcatatatatataggtatatacagggaggggccgGTGAGGaaatcaaaaaaataaatataaaagtcATCTGAGACTTTTTGGCTTATAATTTTATGTAAACTAGTTTTATTATGTTGTAGTTTATAGGTGTTAGTGGGGAGAGTTGTCAGAGGTGCGGCCTGATCTTCTTACTCATGGGACCATGGGAGTAGTGTAGTTATCATAGATCCTTGGTACGAACTATGGTGGTCGATATTAGGCTATATCCAGAATTTGGTCACATGACATCccacaaaaattgtaataaaaagggctAAAAAATTCAGATGGTGCCGATAAAAGCTTCATAGACCGAAAAGAGACAAAATTGTAGTGGTCAGAAAATGAAAATGAGAAtgattttttattaaccccttagaggactgggccaatttactTTTTTGcatttccctccttgtgcttaaaagcccatagcagttgcattttttcacctagaaacccacatgagccc is a genomic window of Dendropsophus ebraccatus isolate aDenEbr1 chromosome 12, aDenEbr1.pat, whole genome shotgun sequence containing:
- the LOC138769381 gene encoding phospholipase A2 inhibitor and Ly6/PLAUR domain-containing protein-like; the protein is MPSVLGILTILSALAATGRALSCVECKDSSTTCSGSSVTCAPGLVCGSTYGETIIGGQTFKNVLRSCAPTNECSLKGNIDLSPSKIRMVTTCCETDNCTPEGPEYVPISSQPNGVECPFCVNILSSTCQSSATIKCTGQENRCLHATAETTGVGGILQGCTTESFCGLGSGSVNIGETAVKVKFECSGGRSVQMGVLTAAVVCLLLLTWPL